One Clavelina lepadiformis chromosome 1, kaClaLepa1.1, whole genome shotgun sequence genomic region harbors:
- the LOC143461965 gene encoding activating signal cointegrator 1-like isoform X1: MAAENLEQWVIGELTKLLGIDASSVNDISNYLLSIPTEDELVGFVKELLTGSGDEASLDGPQRDFIRELVVRWQRISAPENMVAYKKEDTSKSRKNVSKQKALKKMESKINPFDMTAVNESLNELSPSKKSKKKTNYVSLYGQDGEVRTNAVRLPGRHSCECQAQKHKLVNNCLGCGRVVCEQEGSGPCLFCGELVCTRKEREVLARKSNKSEKLHKKLMSVPGGKALTKAENDKNIANALEKARAYKERLLNYDRTCAQRTRVIDDESDYFATDANVWLSDKERKLLKAKQEENYERRHGSRLNRKVTLDFAGRRVIDDMHDNYDVTKDEDVMSANFGGSFSNSFNEREVSEEIHLDESFPGLVNPNVRGHVPTLVTVEDYADDKTDNVWSKPNNRLQDKQLMEMSDPGMCLSMHQPWASLLVRGIKMDEGRSWYSGHRGRLWIAAASKQPTKDEISLVEEEHRRHWESIDELDSVPEFPTSYPVGCLLGCVDVREVLSQDDYRESYPRGESVAAYVFVCENPRELAVKFPVKGKHKIWRLDRNVHRPAKSSLQM, translated from the exons ATGGCAGCTGAAAACTTagaacaatgggtcattggaGAACTTACCAAGCTGCTCGGTATCGATGCAAGTTCTGTGAACGACATCAGCAACTATCTTCTCTCCATTCCCACCGAGGATGAATTGGTCGGATTTGTTAAGGAGCTTCTTACTGGAAGCGGCGATGAAGCCAGTTTGGATGGTCCACAACGTGATTTCATCCGGGAACTGGTCGTTAGGTGGCAAAGAATATCTGCACCAGAGAACATGGTGGCGTATAAAAAGGAGGATACAAGTAAATCTAGAAAAAATGTgtcaaaacaaaaagctttGAAAAAGATGGAAAGCAAAATCAATCCTTTTGACATGACTGCAGTTAATGAGAGTTTAAATGAGTTAAGTCCCAGtaaaaagagcaaaaagaAAACCAATTATGTGTCACTCTATGGTCAGGATGGAGAAGTGAGGACCAATGCCGTCAGACTCCCAGGAAGGCATTCATGTGAATGTCAAGCTCAGAAACACAA ACTTGTCAACAATTGTTTGGGATGCGGTCGAGTCGTCTGTGAGCAGGAGGGCTCTGGTCCCTGCCTCTTCTGTGGGGAGCTCGTGTGCACGAGGAAGGAGAGAGAGGTGTTGGCTCGAAAGTCAAACAAGAGCGAAAAACTGCACAAAAAGTTGATGAGTGTTCCGGGGGGGAAAGCGCTCACTAAAGCag AGAATGATAAAAATATCGCAAATGCTCTGGAGAAAGCTCGCGCTTACAAGGAAAGGTTGCTGAACTACGACCGGACTTGTGCTCAGCGGACTCGCGTCATCGATGACGAGTCGGATTATTTTGCAACAGACGCAAACGTCTGGTTGAGTGACAAAGAGAGAAAGTTACTGAAGGCAAAACAAGAAGAAAATTATGAGCGACGACATGGATCAAGACTCAATAGGAAG GTCACCTTGGACTTTGCTGGTCGACGTGTCATCGATGATATGCATgataattatgatgtcacaaaggaTGAGGATGTTATGTCTGCCAACTTTGGAGGCTCGTTCAGTAATTCTTTCAATGAACGCGAAGTGTCCGAGGAAATTCACTTGGACGAAAGTTTCCCTGGACTGGTTAACCCTAATGTCCGAGGTCACGTTCCAACATTGGTGACGGTTGAAGATTACGCAGATGACAAGACAGACAACGTGTGGAGTAAACCAAACAACCGACTGCAAGACAAACAGTTGATGGAGATGTCAGATCCCGGCATGTGCCTTAGTATGCATCAGCCGTGGGCATCGTTGCTCGTCCGAGGGATTAAAATGGATGAGGGAAGGTCGTG GTATTCTGGTCACAGAGGTAGATTGTGGATCGCTGCCGCATCGAAACAGCCGACTAAAGatgaaatttcattggttgaggAGGAGCACAGACGTCATTGGGAGTCGATTGATGAGCTTGACTCCGTGCCAGAGTTTCCAACCTCCTATCCCGTCGGATGTCTCCTGGGTTGTGTCGATGTCAGAGAAGTTTTGTCGCAGGATGATTACCGGGAGTCTTATCCTCGGGGGGAGTCAGTTGCTGCTTACGTGTTTGTCTGTGAAAATCCGCGCGAACTTGCTGTAAAATTTCCAGTTAAAGGAAAGCATAAAATATGGAGATTAGACCGTAATGTTCATCGACCCGCAAAGTCAAGTTTGCAAATGTGA
- the LOC143461965 gene encoding activating signal cointegrator 1-like isoform X2: protein MVAYKKEDTSKSRKNVSKQKALKKMESKINPFDMTAVNESLNELSPSKKSKKKTNYVSLYGQDGEVRTNAVRLPGRHSCECQAQKHKLVNNCLGCGRVVCEQEGSGPCLFCGELVCTRKEREVLARKSNKSEKLHKKLMSVPGGKALTKAENDKNIANALEKARAYKERLLNYDRTCAQRTRVIDDESDYFATDANVWLSDKERKLLKAKQEENYERRHGSRLNRKVTLDFAGRRVIDDMHDNYDVTKDEDVMSANFGGSFSNSFNEREVSEEIHLDESFPGLVNPNVRGHVPTLVTVEDYADDKTDNVWSKPNNRLQDKQLMEMSDPGMCLSMHQPWASLLVRGIKMDEGRSWYSGHRGRLWIAAASKQPTKDEISLVEEEHRRHWESIDELDSVPEFPTSYPVGCLLGCVDVREVLSQDDYRESYPRGESVAAYVFVCENPRELAVKFPVKGKHKIWRLDRNVHRPAKSSLQM, encoded by the exons ATGGTGGCGTATAAAAAGGAGGATACAAGTAAATCTAGAAAAAATGTgtcaaaacaaaaagctttGAAAAAGATGGAAAGCAAAATCAATCCTTTTGACATGACTGCAGTTAATGAGAGTTTAAATGAGTTAAGTCCCAGtaaaaagagcaaaaagaAAACCAATTATGTGTCACTCTATGGTCAGGATGGAGAAGTGAGGACCAATGCCGTCAGACTCCCAGGAAGGCATTCATGTGAATGTCAAGCTCAGAAACACAA ACTTGTCAACAATTGTTTGGGATGCGGTCGAGTCGTCTGTGAGCAGGAGGGCTCTGGTCCCTGCCTCTTCTGTGGGGAGCTCGTGTGCACGAGGAAGGAGAGAGAGGTGTTGGCTCGAAAGTCAAACAAGAGCGAAAAACTGCACAAAAAGTTGATGAGTGTTCCGGGGGGGAAAGCGCTCACTAAAGCag AGAATGATAAAAATATCGCAAATGCTCTGGAGAAAGCTCGCGCTTACAAGGAAAGGTTGCTGAACTACGACCGGACTTGTGCTCAGCGGACTCGCGTCATCGATGACGAGTCGGATTATTTTGCAACAGACGCAAACGTCTGGTTGAGTGACAAAGAGAGAAAGTTACTGAAGGCAAAACAAGAAGAAAATTATGAGCGACGACATGGATCAAGACTCAATAGGAAG GTCACCTTGGACTTTGCTGGTCGACGTGTCATCGATGATATGCATgataattatgatgtcacaaaggaTGAGGATGTTATGTCTGCCAACTTTGGAGGCTCGTTCAGTAATTCTTTCAATGAACGCGAAGTGTCCGAGGAAATTCACTTGGACGAAAGTTTCCCTGGACTGGTTAACCCTAATGTCCGAGGTCACGTTCCAACATTGGTGACGGTTGAAGATTACGCAGATGACAAGACAGACAACGTGTGGAGTAAACCAAACAACCGACTGCAAGACAAACAGTTGATGGAGATGTCAGATCCCGGCATGTGCCTTAGTATGCATCAGCCGTGGGCATCGTTGCTCGTCCGAGGGATTAAAATGGATGAGGGAAGGTCGTG GTATTCTGGTCACAGAGGTAGATTGTGGATCGCTGCCGCATCGAAACAGCCGACTAAAGatgaaatttcattggttgaggAGGAGCACAGACGTCATTGGGAGTCGATTGATGAGCTTGACTCCGTGCCAGAGTTTCCAACCTCCTATCCCGTCGGATGTCTCCTGGGTTGTGTCGATGTCAGAGAAGTTTTGTCGCAGGATGATTACCGGGAGTCTTATCCTCGGGGGGAGTCAGTTGCTGCTTACGTGTTTGTCTGTGAAAATCCGCGCGAACTTGCTGTAAAATTTCCAGTTAAAGGAAAGCATAAAATATGGAGATTAGACCGTAATGTTCATCGACCCGCAAAGTCAAGTTTGCAAATGTGA